A window of the Mesotoga prima MesG1.Ag.4.2 genome harbors these coding sequences:
- a CDS encoding alpha/beta fold hydrolase: MKFIVIVVSLLSVVLIAPFLIPVRDLEGTVDPLLLADEDSMFVNIKNINIHYKSAGEGSTLVLLLHGFGASTFSWREVIGPLAEEYFVVAFDRPGFGFTSRPLGKDLEVFNPYSMEGQVELTVSLIEHLGYEEAILIGNSAGGLTALEVAASYPQKVKGLVLVDAAVYTNDADNPFFNLLTNTPQGRHLGPLVSRIFLGNSRNLLDLAWYDTSKLTPDILEGYEKPLKAENWDRALWELTLARKPYDYSKIPVIYVPSLVITGDNDRIVPVEDSVRLAKELPLAQLSIIPDTGHLPHEESPGEFLEIVLPFLRSLATMD, translated from the coding sequence ATGAAATTCATTGTCATTGTGGTTTCTTTGCTCTCGGTAGTCTTAATTGCTCCCTTTCTCATCCCCGTGAGAGATCTGGAGGGCACTGTGGACCCTCTTCTACTTGCAGACGAAGATAGCATGTTTGTCAACATAAAGAACATAAACATTCATTACAAGAGCGCCGGTGAAGGTTCTACTTTGGTCCTTCTTCTTCATGGGTTTGGGGCCAGCACTTTTTCGTGGCGCGAGGTAATTGGTCCTTTAGCTGAGGAGTATTTCGTAGTCGCGTTCGACAGACCTGGATTTGGTTTTACCTCAAGACCGTTGGGTAAAGATCTTGAGGTTTTCAACCCTTATTCAATGGAAGGTCAGGTAGAACTTACAGTATCACTTATCGAGCATCTGGGATATGAAGAGGCTATCCTGATCGGTAATTCTGCCGGCGGCCTTACTGCACTGGAAGTAGCGGCATCGTACCCACAAAAGGTCAAAGGACTCGTACTCGTAGATGCTGCCGTATATACGAACGATGCAGATAACCCATTTTTCAACTTACTGACAAACACACCACAGGGTAGACATCTAGGTCCTCTTGTATCGAGAATTTTTCTGGGAAACTCACGAAATCTTCTAGATCTGGCTTGGTACGATACCAGCAAGCTGACCCCAGATATTCTTGAAGGATACGAAAAACCACTGAAGGCGGAAAACTGGGACAGAGCTTTGTGGGAACTGACGCTTGCAAGAAAGCCTTACGACTATTCCAAAATTCCCGTGATTTATGTACCGTCATTAGTTATCACTGGAGATAACGACAGAATAGTACCCGTTGAGGACTCAGTAAGGCTCGCGAAAGAGCTTCCCTTAGCCCAGCTGTCAATCATTCCAGATACGGGCCACCTACCACATGAGGAAAGCCCCGGGGAATTCCTCGAAATTGTACTGCCATTCTTGAGATCGCTAGCAACAATGGACTAG
- a CDS encoding MFS transporter, whose amino-acid sequence MHNKRLPLLLTSLLVFFVMFGFGLLLQLKLRELGASLLMVGLLTTVRGAVETFGSPAWGAISDGLKKRKLLMILLVLTPAFLYFAYSVIETPIVFILFSSLIAFFTAGFEPIAMALSTEHSRDSVRNTSRELSILNTANSIGMLTGRIMLSILLVFFTVSQAINWYAFVALIAVIPVLFLKEEKHLVSRRKGFLNRLFPLKEDSTPLWENGLWAVYAGTFLRQLGTAGATSIIAIYMTERIGLSGAATAIITSINPFMQIFSHIFFGRVISKTGPRKSTLIGIGLTVFTMVFFAVAKNWVLIAIGYFCLGIAFGAFINGAGTMVSLCSPPGRRAEFLGLLRSARAIGFMVGPLLAGTVAEYSYFGMFIMMASLIATGGLIVIAFTKEQFVTG is encoded by the coding sequence TTGCATAACAAACGTCTTCCACTCTTGCTGACATCTCTGTTAGTGTTCTTTGTGATGTTCGGTTTTGGTTTGCTCTTGCAGCTGAAGCTAAGAGAGCTTGGGGCTTCACTTCTTATGGTCGGGCTTCTTACAACAGTGAGAGGCGCTGTAGAGACTTTTGGTTCTCCGGCCTGGGGAGCAATATCTGACGGACTTAAGAAACGAAAACTACTGATGATATTACTTGTACTCACGCCGGCCTTTCTCTACTTTGCCTATTCAGTAATTGAGACTCCCATAGTATTCATTCTCTTTTCTTCATTAATTGCTTTCTTTACCGCTGGATTCGAACCTATAGCAATGGCTCTGAGCACTGAGCATTCACGGGATTCGGTCAGGAATACTTCAAGAGAACTGTCGATATTGAATACTGCAAATTCAATCGGAATGCTAACTGGCAGAATTATGCTCTCGATTCTTCTAGTCTTTTTCACTGTGAGCCAGGCTATAAACTGGTATGCATTCGTTGCTCTGATTGCTGTCATACCTGTCCTTTTCTTGAAGGAAGAGAAACACCTCGTCTCTCGTAGAAAGGGCTTCTTGAACAGGTTGTTCCCCTTGAAAGAGGATTCTACGCCTCTCTGGGAAAATGGATTATGGGCTGTCTATGCTGGTACTTTCTTGAGACAACTTGGAACGGCTGGAGCCACTTCGATAATTGCAATATATATGACTGAAAGAATTGGTTTGTCAGGAGCGGCTACAGCAATCATTACTTCGATAAACCCCTTTATGCAGATCTTTTCTCATATATTCTTTGGAAGGGTGATATCTAAAACTGGACCAAGAAAGAGCACACTGATCGGCATAGGTCTAACAGTATTCACAATGGTTTTCTTTGCCGTGGCAAAGAACTGGGTCCTCATTGCGATTGGGTACTTCTGCCTTGGCATTGCCTTTGGAGCCTTCATAAACGGTGCCGGTACTATGGTATCTCTCTGTTCACCGCCGGGGAGAAGAGCCGAGTTTCTGGGACTTCTTAGGTCGGCCAGAGCCATTGGTTTTATGGTTGGGCCATTGCTGGCCGGAACTGTTGCGGAATATTCTTATTTCGGCATGTTCATTATGATGGCTTCACTCATTGCAACTGGAGGACTAATCGTAATTGCTTTTACGAAGGAACAATTCGTTACAGGCTGA
- a CDS encoding permease — protein sequence MTVYSTVIYFITGSLLVISLIVSRKKTLMALEKAWRSFEGILPELIAILLFVGLLIALLNPETISQLLGESSGVWGLLIASAVGSITLIPGFVAFPTAVMLLDNGAGITQIALFISTLMMVGVVTFPVEKKYFGSRLTIMRNVMAFGFSFIVAGLMGVILG from the coding sequence ATGACTGTGTACAGCACTGTAATCTATTTCATAACTGGATCGCTTCTAGTTATCTCTCTCATTGTAAGTCGAAAAAAGACACTTATGGCGCTCGAGAAAGCGTGGAGATCATTTGAGGGAATTCTGCCTGAACTGATCGCTATTCTGCTTTTCGTTGGATTGCTTATCGCGCTGTTGAATCCCGAGACAATTTCGCAGCTGCTAGGAGAAAGTTCGGGAGTTTGGGGGTTGCTTATAGCTTCAGCTGTTGGATCAATCACTTTGATTCCCGGTTTTGTCGCTTTTCCCACGGCGGTCATGTTGCTCGATAATGGAGCCGGGATAACTCAGATAGCTCTTTTCATTTCCACTCTGATGATGGTTGGAGTTGTTACTTTTCCGGTTGAGAAGAAATATTTTGGAAGTAGACTGACGATTATGAGAAACGTGATGGCATTTGGATTCTCGTTTATAGTTGCCGGTCTTATGGGAGTGATTCTGGGATGA
- a CDS encoding ArsR/SmtB family transcription factor: MNKRTVMLFKALGCSWRLKILEQLSKGTLCICELDDLFAIDKTTLSRHVKALVDAGLVKENRNGARKELSIADRRVLEIVELAKSITDVSSQESE; encoded by the coding sequence ATGAACAAAAGGACAGTCATGCTTTTCAAGGCACTGGGTTGTAGCTGGCGATTAAAAATTCTTGAACAACTTTCAAAGGGTACCCTATGTATTTGCGAGCTGGATGATCTTTTTGCGATAGATAAAACAACTCTCTCAAGGCACGTTAAGGCATTGGTAGATGCGGGCCTCGTCAAAGAGAACAGGAATGGTGCGAGAAAGGAGCTCAGCATAGCAGATAGAAGAGTCCTGGAGATTGTCGAGCTTGCCAAGTCAATCACTGATGTGTCATCACAAGAATCGGAGTAG
- a CDS encoding RHS repeat domain-containing protein, which translates to MKRISLFLVLLVFSVIALGQSEFMIPMSTEDFGLRGPVKSAKILYPENEMDLGVDEELVLSGYSVLFFNENGSLVSQIEYDKDGNEQSAILFNYDSNGKLLSVSGRENGVEENVDEIKVENGRIAGIVVEDSEGDSNLIMEYDEAGRLIAQKISGMSEGQKIEMTISMKYDDNGNLIEESFGMMGMVMTKTVFEYNAKNQSIRELEYMYMFAEPGSEPEPIESILEYNEMGDVVLRISDSAFGEEKEAVVYEYEYDSMGNYMHKVGYYVMNAADLEKETWKETATVEEEETREIEYY; encoded by the coding sequence GTGAAAAGAATCTCTCTATTTTTGGTTTTGCTCGTTTTCTCTGTGATTGCTCTTGGACAATCGGAGTTTATGATTCCTATGAGCACCGAGGATTTCGGATTGAGGGGACCCGTTAAGTCAGCAAAAATATTATACCCGGAGAACGAAATGGATCTGGGAGTCGACGAGGAGCTCGTCCTCTCTGGATACAGTGTTCTTTTCTTCAACGAGAATGGCAGTCTTGTTTCGCAGATTGAATATGACAAAGACGGTAATGAACAGAGTGCAATACTCTTCAATTACGACAGTAATGGGAAACTTCTTTCTGTATCGGGGAGAGAGAATGGTGTTGAGGAAAACGTCGACGAAATAAAGGTCGAAAACGGAAGAATTGCTGGAATAGTTGTTGAAGACTCCGAAGGCGACTCTAATTTGATCATGGAATATGATGAGGCAGGAAGACTGATCGCCCAGAAGATATCTGGAATGAGCGAAGGCCAGAAAATTGAAATGACTATCTCGATGAAGTACGATGACAACGGAAATCTAATTGAAGAGTCATTCGGAATGATGGGCATGGTAATGACAAAAACAGTCTTCGAATATAACGCTAAGAATCAGAGCATTAGAGAACTGGAGTACATGTATATGTTCGCAGAACCCGGAAGCGAACCGGAACCTATTGAATCTATTCTTGAATACAACGAGATGGGCGATGTTGTTCTGAGAATATCCGACAGCGCGTTTGGTGAAGAGAAAGAGGCCGTTGTATACGAGTATGAATATGATTCAATGGGAAACTATATGCATAAAGTAGGCTATTATGTAATGAACGCTGCTGATCTCGAAAAAGAAACCTGGAAAGAGACTGCAACTGTTGAAGAAGAAGAAACTCGCGAGATTGAGTATTACTGA
- a CDS encoding DUF3147 family protein produces MLRYIVKILVSSVIIALVSEVSKKSGYIGGLIASLPLTSMLALFWLYNDTKNSSKVAELSTGILVFVLPSLIFFVAMPLFLRRGINFYVALALSSGVMMAGYAFFSLILSKFGVRL; encoded by the coding sequence TTGCTGAGATACATCGTGAAAATCCTTGTGTCATCGGTAATAATCGCTCTTGTTTCTGAAGTCAGCAAGAAGTCTGGATACATTGGAGGACTTATAGCATCTTTACCTCTTACTTCCATGCTCGCGCTTTTCTGGCTCTACAACGATACAAAAAATTCAAGTAAAGTTGCAGAACTCTCAACCGGTATTCTAGTGTTTGTTCTTCCTTCTCTAATTTTCTTTGTCGCTATGCCATTGTTTCTCAGAAGAGGCATCAATTTCTACGTTGCACTTGCCTTGTCCAGTGGAGTCATGATGGCAGGCTATGCCTTCTTTTCGCTCATCCTTTCAAAGTTTGGAGTGAGATTATAA
- a CDS encoding flavodoxin family protein, giving the protein MKVVAFNGSPRVDGNTSKMIEEVFTVLNDGGIDTEIVQIGGNPVMGCTACNICFETKNRRCAIVDDYVNGCIEKMLEADGIIFGTPTYFADLSPEVKALIDRAGMVALANNAMFKKKVGAAVVAVRRGGSVHAFDSINHFFLISQMIIPGSSYWNLSLAWRKGDFEKDKEGIRTMRVLGENMAWLLRKINQ; this is encoded by the coding sequence ATGAAAGTGGTAGCCTTTAATGGAAGTCCGCGTGTTGATGGAAACACCTCTAAGATGATTGAAGAAGTCTTCACTGTTCTAAATGATGGAGGAATAGATACCGAGATAGTACAAATTGGCGGGAACCCCGTAATGGGGTGCACTGCCTGCAATATCTGCTTCGAGACGAAAAACAGGAGATGCGCAATAGTTGATGACTATGTTAACGGTTGCATAGAAAAGATGCTTGAGGCAGACGGAATTATCTTCGGGACGCCGACTTATTTTGCGGATCTCTCGCCCGAGGTGAAGGCTCTGATTGACAGAGCAGGGATGGTGGCACTTGCCAACAACGCTATGTTTAAGAAAAAAGTAGGTGCGGCCGTAGTAGCGGTTCGAAGAGGAGGATCTGTTCACGCATTCGATTCTATCAATCACTTTTTCCTTATCTCTCAAATGATAATTCCCGGTTCATCATACTGGAATCTCTCTCTAGCCTGGCGAAAAGGGGATTTCGAGAAAGATAAAGAGGGAATACGAACGATGAGAGTTCTCGGTGAAAACATGGCCTGGTTGCTAAGGAAGATCAACCAATAG
- a CDS encoding metallophosphoesterase family protein: MRIVFFSDIHGNLEALEAVLKDIESQNIERIYCLGDLVGYGPQPQEVVQRIRDLKIPTIMGNYDDAIGYEKKSCGCAYNPGRETEVGDESLNWSITNTSAAAKEFLRSLPHTLEFEEEGVKFLLVHGSPVDHLLEYIRPDTSSERLQKVLERVKADVVVNGHTHLPMVRWAMGKLVFNDGSVGRPKDGNPKACYLIIDVVQQSISYEFRRVEYDVKSTVEKITEVGLPAELGLVLVLGKGYEMGQSKSKNTIDFKI, encoded by the coding sequence ATGAGAATCGTATTCTTTTCGGATATACACGGAAATCTTGAGGCTCTTGAGGCAGTGCTGAAAGATATTGAGAGTCAAAACATTGAAAGAATTTACTGTCTTGGAGATCTAGTAGGGTATGGCCCTCAGCCACAAGAGGTTGTTCAAAGAATTCGCGACCTTAAAATCCCTACGATAATGGGAAATTATGATGATGCGATAGGTTATGAAAAGAAAAGCTGCGGCTGCGCATATAATCCCGGCAGAGAAACGGAAGTTGGAGACGAGTCCTTAAACTGGAGCATAACAAATACTTCAGCTGCAGCTAAGGAGTTCCTACGTTCACTTCCTCACACATTGGAATTCGAAGAAGAGGGTGTGAAATTTCTTCTTGTTCATGGAAGCCCTGTAGATCATTTACTTGAGTACATAAGGCCAGATACTTCAAGCGAAAGGCTACAGAAAGTGCTGGAGAGGGTCAAAGCCGATGTTGTCGTCAACGGTCATACGCATCTTCCCATGGTTCGCTGGGCGATGGGAAAACTCGTCTTCAACGACGGCAGCGTCGGCAGGCCTAAGGACGGAAATCCCAAGGCCTGCTATTTGATTATTGATGTTGTCCAGCAGAGTATTTCATATGAATTTCGAAGAGTTGAGTATGACGTCAAATCTACAGTTGAGAAAATTACTGAGGTCGGCCTGCCTGCAGAACTTGGTCTAGTTCTTGTGCTTGGCAAAGGATACGAAATGGGGCAGTCGAAATCAAAGAACACAATTGACTTCAAGATCTGA
- a CDS encoding Fur family transcriptional regulator, which translates to MKRLTSLRREVLDLINNSESPLSADGIYGALKEKPNLSSVYRSLAFLEDEGLIRSISFECETRFYFSSEREPVHFLHCKKCHKTEPFYECFADSFAKKVAESRDFTITNHVFYFIGICGECKRKLLSDIEDGKL; encoded by the coding sequence TTGAAAAGACTGACATCACTTAGAAGAGAAGTTTTGGATCTGATAAACAACTCTGAATCGCCTTTGAGTGCCGATGGTATTTATGGAGCGCTGAAGGAGAAACCAAACCTTTCAAGCGTTTATAGAAGCCTTGCCTTTTTGGAAGATGAGGGGCTAATACGGTCAATATCCTTCGAGTGCGAGACGAGATTTTATTTCAGTAGTGAAAGAGAACCGGTACATTTTTTGCACTGCAAAAAGTGCCACAAAACCGAACCATTTTATGAGTGTTTTGCAGATTCTTTTGCAAAGAAAGTTGCGGAAAGCCGTGATTTTACGATTACTAATCATGTATTTTACTTCATTGGAATTTGTGGAGAGTGCAAGAGAAAACTGCTCTCCGACATAGAGGATGGGAAGCTATGA
- a CDS encoding thermonuclease family protein, which translates to MKKSVFIVLSLVFFFSFFFLQGCDRSKLTTTVTSVIDGDSITVKALQGTVRLIGIDAPEVTSGSKPAGQFAEEAREFLKQMVLNNGKVTLELHGKDSYGRHLAYLFNSEGEFVNAELVRQGLARPLTYEDTSHNSAKIREAYRQAFNNRSGIFSSYNDFQVYDASEVREALYPYQLGGFLGKIVWVEFTVIDVNGLTVVGDDIVVRVRPEEATLFGQDSKDLQRLYRKKIRVFGEIWQDDSGKVLMLLRDPAIEITGISQFANSSPFLLPKAA; encoded by the coding sequence GTGAAAAAGAGTGTTTTCATAGTTCTAAGCCTTGTTTTTTTCTTCTCATTCTTTTTTCTTCAAGGATGCGATCGTTCCAAACTAACGACAACAGTAACTTCTGTGATTGATGGTGACTCTATTACTGTAAAGGCTCTTCAAGGAACGGTTAGGCTCATTGGTATAGATGCACCAGAGGTCACTTCAGGAAGCAAGCCGGCCGGTCAATTTGCCGAAGAAGCAAGAGAGTTCTTGAAGCAGATGGTCCTGAACAATGGAAAGGTTACCCTTGAACTCCATGGAAAGGATTCTTACGGAAGGCATCTTGCTTACCTCTTCAACTCTGAAGGTGAATTTGTGAATGCAGAACTAGTCAGGCAGGGTCTGGCGAGACCTCTAACCTATGAAGATACCTCCCATAATTCAGCGAAAATCAGAGAAGCCTACAGACAGGCTTTCAATAACAGAAGTGGGATCTTCTCATCCTACAATGATTTTCAAGTTTATGATGCCTCTGAGGTTCGTGAAGCCCTTTATCCGTATCAATTGGGCGGTTTTCTCGGAAAGATAGTATGGGTCGAGTTCACTGTGATTGACGTAAATGGCCTTACGGTAGTTGGTGATGATATTGTCGTGAGAGTAAGGCCTGAGGAAGCGACACTTTTCGGTCAGGATTCCAAAGATTTGCAAAGACTGTACAGAAAGAAAATCAGGGTTTTCGGTGAGATCTGGCAGGATGATTCTGGCAAGGTCTTGATGCTTTTGAGAGACCCGGCCATAGAGATCACCGGAATATCTCAATTTGCAAATTCCTCGCCTTTTCTTCTTCCAAAAGCTGCTTGA
- a CDS encoding GNAT family N-acetyltransferase, with protein sequence MKDFYVDKPSFEESRRIMEKMYHSIPESSNGRYSLSELRPIEEVYFDFFKRGDKLLVLRGQGEIIGHIHFGPQRDERFSSNLSGHIYDLYVKKGYRGEGAGRTLLRSALEEVKPIFQTITANTYRFGAGWHMLKSEGFNEKRITFSTDKRLSHSRINAFEIFRGLPDDLGKVFVEISSSPTIVKRQLQMTPSELFFNLNEIMDSGGRILICRQDEETAGVLIYSVFEDLMTYSLLGFIEFVFVSERFRRMGIGRNLLSFLSEYLLIRGVEESFFECVFESDYHFWSRAIGMKEFSVLLEKKVES encoded by the coding sequence ATGAAAGATTTCTATGTTGATAAGCCCTCTTTTGAGGAGTCAAGACGGATTATGGAGAAGATGTATCACTCGATTCCCGAATCGAGTAATGGTAGGTATTCGCTTTCAGAACTCAGGCCAATTGAGGAAGTCTACTTTGATTTTTTTAAGAGAGGCGATAAATTGCTTGTTTTGAGAGGCCAAGGAGAGATAATTGGGCATATCCACTTTGGGCCACAGAGGGACGAACGGTTTTCTTCCAATTTATCTGGACACATCTATGATCTATATGTCAAGAAAGGGTACAGAGGAGAAGGAGCAGGAAGGACTCTTCTTAGGTCTGCTTTGGAGGAAGTTAAGCCTATTTTTCAGACAATTACCGCCAATACCTATAGATTCGGAGCTGGATGGCATATGCTGAAAAGTGAGGGCTTCAATGAAAAGAGAATTACGTTCAGTACCGATAAACGACTTTCACACTCTAGGATAAATGCCTTCGAAATCTTCCGCGGTCTTCCTGATGATCTTGGAAAAGTCTTTGTCGAGATCTCTTCTTCTCCTACAATAGTAAAACGCCAGCTTCAAATGACGCCAAGTGAGCTGTTCTTCAATCTGAATGAAATCATGGACTCTGGAGGTAGAATTCTAATTTGCCGGCAAGATGAAGAAACGGCGGGAGTTCTAATCTATTCTGTCTTCGAAGATCTTATGACTTACAGTCTTCTCGGATTTATAGAATTTGTTTTTGTCAGCGAACGTTTTCGTCGAATGGGTATAGGAAGAAACCTACTTTCATTCCTAAGTGAGTATCTATTGATTAGGGGGGTTGAAGAATCCTTCTTTGAATGTGTATTTGAAAGTGATTATCACTTCTGGTCTAGAGCCATTGGTATGAAAGAATTTTCAGTTCTTCTCGAGAAGAAGGTGGAAAGTTAA
- a CDS encoding permease — translation MEKDLKKEVTKFVLLAAGFLVFYFLPFGSQYVQDAIISGFTMLGSYAREHVLLCLVPAFFIAGTITVFIRKDSILKLLGPDARKIISYPIAAISGGILAVCSCTILPLFGGIYKRGAGLGPAVAFLFSGPAINVAAIFLTGSAIGWEMALVRILGASTSAIFVGLTMQSIFREKGSGGFATQESDDHVSWPEAIGFLGLQMTFLIVGGLAIDPIVKASILIISAIVVFVMAIRFKGELRNQWIGETWDFAKKILPYLFFGVFAAGIISSALPQSVVESLLGGNRFVSTLFASVFGAFMYFATLTEVPIVQSLMFLGMGKGPALALFMAGNSLSLPSMIVITKLLGKKRAFTYFGLVVLFSTLWGFIYGSLF, via the coding sequence ATGGAGAAAGATTTGAAGAAAGAAGTTACGAAGTTCGTATTGTTGGCAGCTGGTTTTCTTGTTTTCTATTTTCTTCCTTTTGGAAGTCAATATGTACAGGATGCAATAATCAGCGGATTTACAATGCTTGGTTCATATGCAAGAGAACACGTACTTCTCTGTCTTGTGCCTGCCTTTTTCATTGCAGGCACTATCACTGTATTTATACGGAAGGATTCAATATTGAAACTACTGGGTCCCGACGCCCGAAAGATCATTTCATATCCAATCGCTGCCATTTCTGGTGGAATTCTGGCAGTTTGTTCTTGTACAATTCTTCCTCTTTTCGGAGGTATATACAAACGGGGCGCCGGCCTTGGACCGGCAGTTGCCTTCCTCTTTAGCGGTCCGGCGATAAACGTTGCTGCAATCTTCTTGACTGGAAGTGCTATTGGATGGGAGATGGCACTTGTGAGAATTCTTGGAGCCTCGACCTCGGCAATTTTTGTTGGTTTAACGATGCAGAGCATCTTTAGAGAAAAGGGATCAGGAGGTTTTGCGACCCAGGAATCGGATGATCATGTTTCCTGGCCTGAGGCGATTGGTTTTCTGGGTCTCCAGATGACCTTCTTAATTGTTGGCGGCCTGGCTATCGATCCGATAGTTAAGGCATCAATACTGATTATCTCCGCTATTGTGGTTTTTGTTATGGCTATACGTTTCAAGGGAGAACTGAGAAATCAATGGATAGGTGAGACTTGGGATTTTGCGAAGAAGATTCTTCCTTACCTTTTCTTCGGAGTCTTTGCCGCTGGAATAATATCCAGCGCGCTTCCCCAGAGCGTTGTCGAGTCACTTCTTGGGGGCAACAGATTTGTCTCAACTCTCTTTGCATCAGTCTTTGGAGCTTTCATGTATTTCGCGACTCTGACTGAAGTTCCTATCGTCCAGTCGCTAATGTTTCTAGGAATGGGAAAAGGTCCCGCCCTGGCGCTCTTTATGGCGGGTAATTCACTTAGTTTGCCTAGCATGATAGTTATAACTAAACTTCTGGGAAAGAAGAGAGCATTCACTTACTTTGGACTGGTAGTGTTATTCTCCACGCTGTGGGGATTCATATATGGAAGTCTATTTTAG
- a CDS encoding thioredoxin family protein, whose product MKIEIFGSGCPRCKQTEKIMKMAVEELDSDAIVEKVTDMMVIMEKGIVSTPAVAVDGKIVISGKIPSLDEAKRLIKG is encoded by the coding sequence ATGAAGATCGAAATCTTTGGTTCGGGCTGTCCGAGGTGCAAACAGACAGAAAAGATTATGAAGATGGCCGTTGAAGAGTTGGATTCAGATGCGATAGTGGAGAAGGTAACAGACATGATGGTGATCATGGAGAAGGGAATAGTATCGACTCCCGCTGTCGCAGTCGATGGAAAGATCGTTATATCCGGGAAGATACCCTCACTAGATGAGGCGAAAAGACTCATCAAAGGTTGA
- a CDS encoding permease — protein MKAKRYVFPLVMAGFVSAVFAANNQVGRNALSITGTSFLEMLSVIPPIFILLGLLDVWIPREKITKHLGEESGIKGISLSFLLGAAAAGPLYGAFPIAAVFMKKGVKFSNVLIFVGAWSTTKIPMFMFEMGSLGAGFALLRLAINIPGILLMAIILERITGKESIDAICAQAASISE, from the coding sequence ATGAAGGCGAAAAGGTATGTCTTTCCGCTAGTAATGGCAGGGTTCGTTTCTGCAGTATTTGCCGCAAACAATCAAGTCGGGCGAAACGCACTGAGCATTACTGGAACGAGTTTTTTGGAAATGTTATCAGTTATTCCTCCGATATTTATTCTCTTGGGCCTTCTCGATGTCTGGATTCCGAGAGAGAAGATTACCAAACATCTGGGAGAGGAATCAGGTATCAAGGGAATATCACTATCCTTTCTTCTTGGAGCGGCTGCGGCGGGACCTTTATATGGCGCCTTTCCAATAGCAGCGGTCTTCATGAAGAAAGGAGTGAAGTTTTCGAACGTACTGATCTTCGTTGGAGCTTGGTCAACAACTAAGATTCCGATGTTCATGTTCGAAATGGGATCACTGGGTGCAGGGTTTGCTCTGCTCAGATTGGCAATAAACATTCCGGGAATACTACTTATGGCGATAATACTAGAAAGAATAACCGGTAAGGAAAGTATTGATGCGATATGTGCACAGGCTGCGAGCATTAGTGAATAG
- a CDS encoding GGDEF domain-containing protein has product MKDNISSEQLSELLTQALSLIEDGVAVLDEFSNVLVANNRASNLIEGLREEIKKKMRDLIRRSEEALEYHHIRKNGRWLRYYLKKLSVPNALYFLFVVEDISDLKLAEQTISELAHFDGETGLPNYVLFRDRLNMAIFRSRRNNLFSMVAAFELSNREAVQSIQEATLVEITEELVKGIRKSDTLCRFSRREFLLLAEDLKNPDSAARIIGKVLSSFEKWKLDQGDSTLELKAGSVLLPRDGVEAELLVNKAFASIRSQGVE; this is encoded by the coding sequence ATGAAAGACAACATTTCCTCAGAGCAGCTCTCAGAACTTCTTACGCAGGCTTTGTCTCTTATTGAGGACGGAGTAGCTGTGCTCGATGAATTCTCGAACGTGCTTGTGGCAAACAACCGGGCCTCAAATCTGATAGAAGGGTTGCGGGAAGAGATTAAGAAGAAGATGAGAGATTTGATACGTAGAAGTGAAGAGGCTTTGGAATACCACCACATAAGAAAGAACGGGAGATGGTTGAGGTATTATTTGAAGAAATTATCGGTACCAAATGCATTGTACTTTCTCTTTGTGGTAGAAGATATCTCAGACTTGAAGCTAGCCGAACAAACAATTTCTGAACTTGCCCATTTTGACGGCGAGACTGGGCTCCCAAATTACGTGCTTTTCAGAGACAGATTGAACATGGCAATATTTAGAAGCAGAAGAAACAACCTGTTTTCGATGGTCGCTGCATTTGAACTAAGTAATAGAGAAGCAGTTCAGAGCATCCAAGAAGCAACGCTTGTAGAGATAACAGAAGAGCTTGTCAAGGGCATAAGAAAGAGCGATACGCTGTGTAGGTTTTCTAGAAGAGAATTTCTTCTGCTTGCCGAGGACCTTAAAAATCCTGATTCCGCCGCCAGGATAATTGGAAAAGTCCTTAGTTCCTTTGAGAAGTGGAAATTGGACCAAGGCGATTCAACGCTGGAACTCAAAGCGGGATCTGTCTTGCTCCCAAGGGACGGAGTGGAAGCGGAGTTGCTTGTCAACAAAGCCTTCGCTTCGATAAGATCGCAAGGAGTCGAATAG